The Centroberyx gerrardi isolate f3 chromosome 8, fCenGer3.hap1.cur.20231027, whole genome shotgun sequence genomic sequence GTATCCCCTGCTCAGACCAAATTAATAGGAGTCACAGGGCAACCATGACTTTGTTCCTAATTATGGTCAAATCATCTTTAAATCAACAGAActattttttattctgtatTAAGATGATTTTGTCCAAAAATTGACATCACAGTAAATCCTATGctttttttaaagtaaatttTTTTATTAGTGGTGACAATTTTGCAATGTTTGCATGGCAATTACTATGGGAGGGAATCAGCAAAGActtacgtgtgtgtatgtgtgtgtgtgtgtgtgtgtgtgtgtgctatgatTTGAAGGGCCACAATTCAGTTATTAAACAATTATTGATACTTTACGGTTTGGTCCAATCTGATTCAATACAAGCctatttctattgtttttcCACCACTTGACAGCATGTTATCTCTGGGAACATAATTTTCACCCTTCATGATTAAAATCTGAGTCAACTGAATGCACTTAAGTTGCATTCACTCCTTTCCACAAAGGGTTGTGAATGGAAATTCAGTTTCACCTGGGCATATAGGCCTATCCGAGCACAATCGTGccttcaaacacacaaaaacagggaaagtgtgtgtctATCATAACCCTATAATACACTACCATACAACCCCCATTTGTTGTTAAATCCTGCTCCATTATGTTGTAAAGCAATGCTGAATTGCCTTTAGCAGTGTGGAAGTGTGTGATTTGGCCAAGTGTGCCTGTCATAACAGACTTTTAGTGCAACAGCATGAAGTGTGTTTGTTGTGAAGCCCTGTATCACCATGCTGTAGGACTGCAAATCTTTCAATAATGATTCTGATTGTTACTCATGTTCATAATATTCCCCAAGCGCTTGAGCTTTGTGTGGCATGGCTTGTGCAAGAGGGCTCTCGTGAAGTTCCTTCTTCCCTAAAATTACATAAAAGCCTACATCAGCCCACGTTTCCCTCTAATGGCGATGGAACTGGCCAAATCACACATTTCTTAGCTTTTGAGCTGTTAATAGCAATGCAGCATAGCAGGCTTTGGCTAACAGGATGTCAACAACTGCCTGTCACAactgttttgcttttattttttaaacattgcACCAACAAGATACATTAAATCAACAAGATCTCacaaaaaactttaaaaatccAGAGAATTGGATTTTACTGCACCTAATTCTTATCTAAAGAATCCGACAATTCAGTTTCAGCCACTTCTTAGTCTATTCGCAGACCAAAAGAACCATTCAAATTAGctaaaaaagacaaattatCCTTAAAGTTTTCTCTTAAGGTAGCTGATCATTGTAGAAACATAGATGACAGTGGGAAACTGAATGAAATGGTATGCATGGAGAGGATATCTACTGTTACCTTGGTCCAGCAGACATCACAGAGCAGCTGGTCTCAGTGCAGAACTCTGTGATGGTGCCATACAGCATATTGATTTGGTTGAAGAAATCCACCGCTGAAAGAAAAGggcaaaagacaaaacaaattgGCAAATGAACAGAATAGTAGACACAGCAGACTATGACCAGACAGATGGTCATCTCCACACCAGAAAGTGCACAACTGCTGCCAGGATGCTACACTAATATCTCAACTCAACCTCACTGACATGCAAGAGAAAAAACTTTGTCTACACAGTCAGTCTCTCCTTCATTCTATTGAGAAACCCCAGGCTGTGCATCTTAACAAGACCACAGATTCGTTTTTCTTCTCTTCGAATGTATTCTTGATAACAATAATGAACTACTACTGTTCTGTGTCTGGCAGGTTCACCAGGAATGCAGCAAAACTTCGCCCTGTTAGGGCACGATCTGAACATTATTGAGTCAGTACTTGCTAATGTTGTTTTATATATTCTTACTCAATcaatgtttttatcttttttaattGTATATTTAACCTAGTTTAACAATGTACCTTTTGGCCCTTTATGCAAATGGAAAGTATTTCAAATGGTTTACTCTTTCTGCAATTTGtgcataataataaaacaaacaacttGTAGTAATGCACATATCTAAATCTGCACCTTCAGTAAATATTAGCTGTAATTGAATACATTTGATAAGGCATATAGTTGTTTGTTTTGGGCCTTATGTAGACCTGTAAGCACATTTTTGCACGCCCTGTATATACTGCATGCTGTAATTTCACATAttgttttcctctcatttcctcatATTCTCAGATTCactatcttttctcgcaatattgacattttttatCACTTAGCCTATATGTtatcatattgtacatatttgttttttctttgtctcaaataattctactgctactactgctgctattttgcaaaCCCTCTTAATGCTGTGATCCATACCTTCTTATACCTTCACTCACACATTTAACAAGTTGTAATGTTGAAATTTTCAGTTGTGTATATGGGCCTCATTTACTATACTTTTCTTTTACTAATTGCTACTGCAACAGCTCAACTTCTGCACAGGGATCATTTAATCTCATCAATGACCATGGGTATAAAATGCTAGTTCTTACACTGAGTGATATTCTCTTTAAATGTCAATTTATTTTACTCATCAACTTACTGTTGACAGCAATCCACTCATTGAGGTCCTCCCCCTCAGGTAGCATTACAGCCTGCCTCAGGTTCCCACTGCCCAGCGTTGCCTCGGCATGTTTCAGCAGCTCATACTGATGGGAGCCCTCTGGGATGTTCTTCTTAGGCTTGAAGGTCTTGGATGAGCGACTGCCACTACAAAGCAACAACAGTGGAACTAAGCAGCTGTCTGAAGACAGACAATTCAGTTGCATGAAATGTCTGGGTGGGAGTGGATGCTTCTGTTTGCCCTAGACATGTTATCAATAGGCTTCCTGTTTGCTTTTTCAGTCAGCAGTTACAGGAAGGTAGTCTGGCCAACATTATGAAGTTTATGCTATAACGTTACGCATGATTTTTAATCGCTATAACAATTGTCACACCGTCATTCAGTCACAAAACGCCACACGACGCTGACAAAGTTGAGTGGATGGCTTGTTTTCAGTGTGACTGAATTATGACTGTGACCTGCGTGGAGCAAGTAAAGTTAGGTTGAGTTACCGACTTGGTGCAATATGCAGGAAATGTAACAGTATCACAATGTCGTTGCCGAGAACTAGCAATAATTTTGCTCGACATTTAGTAATCACTGATGAATTTAAGATAGCAATGGTGAGGATGATAACTAACGCTGGCCAAAACTGACCAAACGAAAGCGTGAAAACGTTAGCTaacataatgttagctagcGTTACCCAGCAGGCTAGCTAAGTTAGCACGTAAACAAAAGTTGAAGTTAGGTTAGTTAACGCTACGGGTTGGTCAACTACACATCCGCACAAATCACTCTTAATATTATTACAAAGTATGTAACGTAAAGGTTAAAAATGATTAGCTAAGCTAGCTTAGTACGTTAACGTTACACTGCCGTTAACTGCCTTGCTTTCTTTGATGTGTCTTAATATTACCTCCCTTGGTGTGACTTTGTAGAAACCTAAGATAGCTCATGCTGTAACGTTAACTTGGCTACTTACAACAGGAAGCTCATCGTGGATAAGTAGTCGCTGGAGAGCTAAGATTACAACTTCAAACTCTGGTTTAGTAGATAAATTTAAGTTTTCAACTCGCCACTCCGAACCACTTGTCAGCGCTGCTAGCAGGCTAACTGGAACCacagcctcttcctctgtcGGAGTCTCTTCACCAGCCCAGCAGCCAGACGCTGTCGCCCTCACACGGTCTATGCAAGCAGCAGCGCTAGATGTATCACCATAACTCACTGAAACATTTGTCTTATCTGAAACCGAGTTGTCGTATTTAGAATGCGTCCACAAACATATCAGCCAAACTTGCTAAACTTAATTCTCGTGTTGTACTTTACTAGTCAACTCCAATCCAACTCAGGGACGCCCGCCCACTCGTTATACCCAGTGTTATAAAACGTGCGCTTCCAGTTTGTATAGATGGGATGGCTATGTCGGGGCAGGCAGTTGCTTGGAAACTCATTAGGTATGCAACCATTAGGAGGCGTGGCCGAGGAAGATACTGGCGTAGATAACATGCGGGTGGGGCAAGGGAAGGGGAAGAGCTATAAAAACCTTTCGGCACATTGAGTTCTTTACAGGCATAGCTCCATCAGCCCCGGTGCTTTTCCGTGCCTATTTCATAACCCCGCCGTGGTTTCTTCTTCTCACAGCTGATCAGGATGGCAACGCTCAGGGCTCTTAGAAAACTGTGCCAACACACGCAGCATCAAGTCTGTAGCCTACACATGTCCGCATCGAGGTGAGTGTGACCACCAACTATTAATTCTACACTGTACTGTTGAATGTAGAGGCACTTTACGAGGTACTGGGTGTTTTCTTTCCTTAAAGAAGGGATTCAGATATTCCTTTTCGAATGCCTCTCAGTATTTACCTGCTTTCCCTGACATGTAAATGTATCGGGTTGTGTGTTTTAAGATGTGGCAGTAAAAGTGATGGATTGTAGCGTCCTAAATATCCGCAGTTGATCACATTTTCGTGCGCCCCTAGCGTTATGCCGGTAACATTGCAGCGGCTGGGTGGCTGATGAAATAGCTGTGGGTGCTTGCACTCCAGCCAGGAGTGGTGGAGCTGGTTTTTCAGCTCCTCCTGGGGCAGCTGGAGGTATTGATCAATACACAAGAGACTCGTGCGTCATCCTCTTCTGGAAGACTCAGATAGCAAACTGCGAGCGCGTGCATTAATGTCTCTTTGAAGACATGCCATTATgcagcgaaaaaaaaaaaaattgcagcaTCCCGTGCAGGTTTTTCTATTTGAAACGTGCTGCAGCATGATCCTCATGATTGAGATAATTAGCTAATGCTCCGCACATCGCCTAAAAACACAAACCTCATGTGCCCTCTGCACATGATGTGCTTCAGAAGCAGAGGACAGAAAGCTCTCTTATATCATACATAGCTTATTACCAAATATCACCTCGTAGATAAAACTTTAAATACTAATCGAATAAGTgaattacatcacattattgTGAAACAGCCACAATCAACTCTCTTCTTAGCCTTTTATTTGGGGAGGTGGTTGGAGCAGTTGTACTTCACAGACCCGGGATATTTATTATACAGTTGGACGTAGCTTTGTATTTGAGTTTGCATGTTAGACTGCAGTTTGAGTTGTTTTCAGAATGCATGCCCTGTAACCCTGGCCTCAACACATTTTCTCTGGAACCTGGTACACTGGCCCCATGGTCTCAACCTATTTTGCCCAAGGATGTGATACTTTTCCATGAGTGTTTAATTACTTGTGGCAGAATGAAGGGCTGGTTACATCACTGTTGATGGCTCATTACTCTTCAGTTATTACTCCTCTGTGCATGCTATTACATAAGCGCTGACCATTTTTTACGCTTTTGAAATGTGACTGGAGCAGCACCACCGTCCACTCTAATCTACATAGTGCAACCAGCATGTCCTGAAAGCAGAGCGATCCAAGAGGTCTCTTAAATTGCAGTAATAGCAGTGTCGTTTACAATTATTTTTAGCCATCTGAACTCTCCATGGCTATCCTCCAGTTGCCCCCAACTTCAGACTGTACTTGGCCATTGGATCGTCCAAAAGACCTCCTCTGACCCCCTTTGCTTGTTCTTACGTTCGGTTTAGACTATCGTTTACCAGCGCTGTGTGATTGAAGATAACACCGCAGGACGTGTGCCCAAAAAACATATGGCTGGGTCAGGTGGCGCAGTACTGTATCTAATTTTGGAGACTAGAATTGGCGCTTGCCAAGGGTTAGATGGCAGAGATGTATTACAGGTTTTAGGTGTCAACAGCGCTGTTCCCACAGCAGTGAAAGGGACCATATCCAGAAAATTAGAAGGGTTTAGTTTAACACTGGCCAACTTATCCCTTGTCAATTTGAAGTGTTTGAAGTGTACGTTTTGTAGGAGTATTACTGCTTGCTAATTTATAAGTTATAAGCTAGTtgtcctctgacctctgtctctTTGCATACCAACTCTCAGGCAGGAGGCAGTGGTCATCTCAGGAAGGAAACTAGCACGACAGATTCGAGAGGAGGCGCGGGTCGACGTGGAGGACTGGGTCTCCGCTGGCAACAGGAGACCCCGTCTTAGTGTGGTTCTTGTAGGAGAGAATCCAGCCAGTCACTCCTACGTCCTGAATAAGACACGGGCCGCAGCTGATGTCGGTAAGAAAAGACCCGCACACCGCTACTCGCACAATGTAAAGATAATGGATCTATAACACAAAACAGTGGATTACCTGTGCTTGAGTTGAACTTTCCTCGCTTTCAACCTCCTACAGGAATCAGCAGTGAGACCATCCTAAAGCCTTCAGACATCAGTGAGGAGGAACTGTTGGACCTGATCTACAAACTCAACACAGACCACCATGTGGACGGCCTGCTGGTCCAGTTGCCTCTGCCAGGTATAGAAAGATCAGAAGAGTGAAAGGGAAAGATTAATTCTTGCTAAAGTATTGACATTTTCACTATATAACACCAGAAGGCCATTATTTAACAGCAACAATTTTCAAACAATTATGGCCAACAGTATTTTTTAATGATCCATTTATTCCTTAGTCTACAATATTATCTGCATTCTGACTCGGTTACCAGTTTGTTTCCGTGTTATAAGCAATAATAGCCATGTGTGCCATAAGTTGCCTGTGTGGGCTTAAACTTATTTACTCGCATGAGACATTTTGTCTGGGACCATGCTGCCCTGACCACAACTCCCCTCTTGCTCTTCACAGAACACATTGATGAGCGCAGAGTCTGTAACGCAGTTTCCCCTAGCAAGGATGTGGATGGCTTCCACGTAGTGAATGTGGGTCGCATGTGCCTGGATCAGTCCACCATGCTGCCTGCCACGCCCTGGGGAGTCTGGGAAATTATCAAACGCACGGGTAAGAAGAGTGACCCCCTTACTTCCTCTTATACTGATTGAAAAGTTGCCTGAAACAGTATAACTCCTGTAACTAACCAAACTAACTCTCCAAATTCTCTTCTTCAGGTATTCCCACCCTTGGGAAGAATGTTGTGGTGGCCGGACGCTCCAAGAATGTTGGCATGCCAATCGCCATGTTACTGCATACGGATGGGCGTCACGAGAGGCCCGGAGGTAGGTTTCGATGATAGGGTTGAAAGATGAAAgaggtgtgtatgcgtgtgcttgtctgtgcatgtttgtgggAGAGAGTAACACGTACTAAACTTTAGTTTTGTTGTTGCAGGTGATGCCACCGTCACCATCTCTCACCGTTACACTCCAAAGGAGCAACTTCGCCAGCACACACAAATTGCTGATATCATTgtggctgctgcaggtttgTGTCTTCCTCTTTGCTTTTTGTCACaatgtttcccttttttctgcAAATCCATAAGCATTCTTAGTGTTAAAATCGTATCTTTCATGAGTAGGTAAGTTTTCTTGGGTGTCCTaactgtactgtgtgtttccTTAATTATCAGGGATTCCAAACCTCATTACCGCAGACATGATCAAAGAGGGAGCGGCAGTTATTGACGTTGGAATAAACAGAGTACAGGACCCACTCACTGGCAAAAATAGACTGGTTGGGGATGTTGATTTTGAAGGTAAGTGGTAGTGAACATtgcagattattattatatttctacTGGGTTATGTTATTATATTTCTACTGGGTTATGTTATTATATTTCTACAGGGCTATGCTAGGTTCTCACATTTCTATAACATTATTTTTCTGTCAATTTGTAGGTGTGAGGCAAAAGGCAAGCTTCATCACCCCGGTGCCTGGAGGAGTGGGACCCATGACTGTGGCAATGCTTATGAAGAACACCATCAAAGCAGCTAAGAACGTTCTGCTGAATCCGCCTGAGAGGATCCGCATGGCGGCCGCTTCGTAATGGGCCATACTAAATCCCAGCAACAGTGACACATTCCATCCCCAACATGCTCCCCTACCCCTCCATTTTTTACTCAGAGCAACTTGGCAAGCACCCTTGACACGGACCGGAAAGATGATAGCTTTATGGTTCTCCTCCTGCTGACGCCGTTCACCTTTCCTAACTTTAAGAGTGGCCATGCCAGACTGTTACATTTCACTCATGCATTTACACATTTATATAACAGGCTTTTCAGTATTTCTCTTTTGCCATGTATTTTTGCAGTATTTTCGGGTTTTAGGGAATCTTGAAAAGattgttcatttgtttaatttatatttctacattaatataatatttaaacGGGAATGAAATAGGCAAGTGAGAGGTTACGGCATGTAACTTTAAGTTGGCAAGCAACTAAAGCAGGATGATAGAGGCATGTCCCTTTTAATGTCCTTCAACTGCTTTAGTCTTATGTACAAAGAGGGTTAAGGGCTAACATCATCAGGAACAAGTATGTTTATCTATATAagctttaaattaaaaaattcaCAAATGCCTTtgtaaaaataattttgaaataaatattgCAAATATGTTCTCTTGTTGCTTTTTATTGCAGTTTAGCGGTGCTCAAAGATCCACTTTTCCTGTACATTGTAAAAATGGATCCTCTGTTTAGAGATGTGTTATGATGAATTTCATGTAGGCTAAtggcttttttattttatgtaataaACTGCCGatatttctataaaaaaaatgtgtgaaaacgGTTGTCATAACTTCTGCTGTGCATTTTCACAGAAGAGATGCTAATGTATCCAAGCTGTGATCCAAGCTAGGAACTAAAAAATGTGCAAACCTTCATACGGAAAGAAATTGAAGCCGTGCGCACTTCCGTATAAACAGACAAGAAGAGCTAAAAGCTAGTTCGGTTAGCTGGTGTAGCTTTAGCTGTGTTGCAGTAGAGTATCTCATGTCTAATTCAGTGGAAATGTCTACAGTCGAGTGTTTGAGAAGATTAGTCAACGagcgactaactgcggctgCTGAGGAAATATTAGGAGTGTTTGTAAAAACAATTGTGGAGTACGAGGAAGAGATCGACCGTCAGCGCAGGCTGCTGGATATCGTTTTGAAGCCTGAGATAAGGCTGCACAGGACAGGTTTGTAAAATCATGTTGAAATCAATCAATAGGCTATTATGGCTCACAATATTGGTTATAGCGGAGCGTATACTGTGCGTAACGATACAGTGGCTGATTTGGCGCTGTTCGAGGACGTTGCCAATGCAAGACTAAGGAGAGAAATCTGATTTTTCGACATAGTTTTGAATAAAGCTTTTGTACTAGAACTTCTAGAGAGTTTTACTTGATTGTCAGTATCGAGAAATTGTCATCAATAGCGGTAATGAATTACTGGTAGCTCATTCTGAGCGGGCAGCACAGAGTGTCAGAATACCTGTATTGACTCTTGTGTTAATACTTATGATTGgcggagctgactacaggctccCAGGACTTGGATACCATCTGAATGCTGGCATTGTACCTTTATATGTGTTTGATCAAGTGTCCCTTCCTTTGTCCTTTCCTTCAGACCCCCCACAGCtggctgttgttaaggaggaGGTTCTCCTTGACCAGcagcactgtaaccagcagagGAACTTCAGTCTGGGTCAAGAGGACCCAGAGCCTCCAcagattaaagaggaacaggaggaagtctgcaccagtcaggagggagagcagcctTTACCGCAGGAGGAGGCTGATACCTTTGAGTTGACTCCTACTTGTGATGGAAGTGACCACAGTGAGCATCGGTCTGTGCATTCAGATCCCTACCAGACTCAGAGTGTAGCAGAGAAAGAGCCTCTAGCCAACATCTCATTTAAATGGATCAAATTTGAATCTGACACAGAGGGATCTGCAGTACCAGAACCAGACAGTGACCGCCAGCTCCTCTCTCACAACTGTCCTGTAGCTGAGAGCCAAGATTACAAAACATCCAGCGTTGGGAACACAGGAGCAACTAGAACTAAACCAAACAACAAACCTTACAAATGCAACAGCTGCAGTAAAGAGTTTTTGTACTTGGCAAACTTAAAAACTCACATGAGAAGCCACACTGGTGAAAGGCCTTTCAGATGTGACACTTGTGGGATAGGGTTCACCCAAAGGTCCGACttgaaaaaacacatggaatgcCACACGGGGGAAAAGCCTTTCAGATGCAGAATTTGCGGAAAAGGATTCACCAATCGATATAGCATCGCCCCGCATGTTAGAATTCACACAGGCGAGAAGCCGTACACTTGCAACACCTGTGGGAAAAGCTTCAACCTTAGTGCGCTTTTGAAAAAGCACATGAGAGTTCACACAGGCGAGAAGCCTTACAGCTGCGTCTACTGCGGGAAGGAGTTTGCCGATGGCTCATCTTTCACAAGGCATCTCCGAGTTCATACAGGGGACAAACCTTACGAATGTCATTTGTGCGGGAAAAGATTTGCTGTCAAAATCACTTTGAAAATGCACACCAGAACCCACACGGGGCAAAAGCCGTATAAATGCAGCACTTGCGGGCAAGCTTTTGCTCAAACCGCAACCCTGATGGGACACATGAGGACCCATACAGGGGAGAAGCCGTTTAAGTGCAGCACTTGCGGGAAAGGTTTTGCTCAAAAACATGGCCTGAAGGTACACATGATGACCCATACAGGGGAGAAGCCGTACAGATGCAGTTTCTGTGGACGAGGGTTCACCAACAGCTCAAACCTCAAGAAGCACATGACTGTCCATACTAGTGCTGCACAGAGTACCAGTGATTTAAAAAGTGTCTTCATACTTGATATGTGAAGTGGTACTAAACATTTTCCAGAATCTGTTCTGTTATTTGAAGTTTAAGATCGAGAGCCCGAGATCCCGGTCCCTCCAGACCTCTCACTATAACTGTGTGTATATCCCAAGTGTAAGTAGAGGCTTGACTTGAACTTGTCATTACACCATTTGATATTCAGTTACTATTTCATTATTTGGTTGAATGTTTAATTGTTATTTTGTATAGATCCCTATGAATTAGAGACTATCAGAGGCATGTTTACATAACTCCTCAattgtttatattattatgcttttatatttttatttttatattctagttgtgtgcttatattctgtTTCCTGTTCTCTGCTGAATCCTTTTACTTTTTGCTGATGCAGCGGCCTAATTTCCCACGAGGATAAAtggtttcattttatcttaaaTAAACTGCTCTGGATTTGTCCATGCTGagtgtgattggctatttgttacaaaccccgacCCTTGTTATGTGAAGGTGTTCATGGCTGGATTagaaaatcctgggttgacaaaGCAGGTTGATAACGTTTTTGGTGAGACCAGCTTTGTTGTTTGAGGGAAGTTTTGGATCTAGAACTAATGGGCATTAAAAAGTTTGTAAAAACGATTCTGTTTCCGTCTCAGGGCTAGACATGCGAATTTATTGATGAGTGCAATTTTAGAATGGTAAGTATAACCTGCATACTCTTTGGTCACAATGGCACATGATTAAAAACCACTGAGCTATAGCCACTTATTTAGTTTCCACTTGCCAAAGCAGAGTCAGTTTGGAGAAAATAATTATGCATGATGaatcagaatgtaaacaatgtaaTCAATGTGAGGTTTTAAAGATGTTACAAAATAATAAGCTCTGCAGAGCGGTTGACAGTCCATGATGGGACTAAAGGCTCAATTGCAGTGTTAgacttattcatttatttatttatttatttatttatttatgtatctatttattttgTAGCCCCTGTTCTTGATTTCAAATGCAGTAATGACTTTATGGATCAAAGTCACTAGAAATTCTACACTGTCATACTAACACAAAACTTCTTACACAAAATCACTTCACATGGTTGACTTTGCAGTGGAAATTTAGCACCACCTTGTGTTCATATCAGGCATTACACTTAATACTAGTGCCCAAGTGTTTCTCAAGTATTGTGGGCTGGAAGCTGGTGGAAGGGAGGAAAATCAATGCGATCCCTCCCGTCCTGTGAAAACGCA encodes the following:
- the LOC139928368 gene encoding bifunctional methylenetetrahydrofolate dehydrogenase/cyclohydrolase, mitochondrial, which translates into the protein MATLRALRKLCQHTQHQVCSLHMSASRQEAVVISGRKLARQIREEARVDVEDWVSAGNRRPRLSVVLVGENPASHSYVLNKTRAAADVGISSETILKPSDISEEELLDLIYKLNTDHHVDGLLVQLPLPEHIDERRVCNAVSPSKDVDGFHVVNVGRMCLDQSTMLPATPWGVWEIIKRTGIPTLGKNVVVAGRSKNVGMPIAMLLHTDGRHERPGGDATVTISHRYTPKEQLRQHTQIADIIVAAAGIPNLITADMIKEGAAVIDVGINRVQDPLTGKNRLVGDVDFEGVRQKASFITPVPGGVGPMTVAMLMKNTIKAAKNVLLNPPERIRMAAAS
- the LOC139928367 gene encoding uncharacterized protein LOC139928367, which gives rise to MSNSVEMSTVECLRRLVNERLTAAAEEILGVFVKTIVEYEEEIDRQRRLLDIVLKPEIRLHRTDPPQLAVVKEEVLLDQQHCNQQRNFSLGQEDPEPPQIKEEQEEVCTSQEGEQPLPQEEADTFELTPTCDGSDHSEHRSVHSDPYQTQSVAEKEPLANISFKWIKFESDTEGSAVPEPDSDRQLLSHNCPVAESQDYKTSSVGNTGATRTKPNNKPYKCNSCSKEFLYLANLKTHMRSHTGERPFRCDTCGIGFTQRSDLKKHMECHTGEKPFRCRICGKGFTNRYSIAPHVRIHTGEKPYTCNTCGKSFNLSALLKKHMRVHTGEKPYSCVYCGKEFADGSSFTRHLRVHTGDKPYECHLCGKRFAVKITLKMHTRTHTGQKPYKCSTCGQAFAQTATLMGHMRTHTGEKPFKCSTCGKGFAQKHGLKVHMMTHTGEKPYRCSFCGRGFTNSSNLKKHMTVHTSAAQSTSDLKSVFILDILVNERLTAAAEEILGVFVKTIVEYEEEIDRQRRLLDIVLKPEIRLHRTDPPQPAVVKDEVLLDQQHCNQQRNFSLGQEDPKPPQIKEEQEEVCTSQEGEQPLPQEEADTFELTPTCDGSDHSEHRSVHSDPYQTQSVAEKEPLANILFKWIKFESDTEGSAVPEPDSDRQLLSHNCPVAESQDYKTSRVGNTGATRTKPNNKPYKCNSCSKEFLYLANLKTHMRSHAGERPFRCDTCGKAFTQRSDLKRHMGCHTGEKPFGCRICGKEFTCASNLKRHVRTHTGEKPYSCVDCGKEFADGSAFSKHLRVHTGDKPYECHLCGKRFALNFTLKSHTRTHTGEKPHTCSTCGKAFAQKNGLIIHMRTHTGEKPYRCSFCGQGFTNSSNLKKHMTVHTSVSTSA